From Salmo salar chromosome ssa04, Ssal_v3.1, whole genome shotgun sequence, one genomic window encodes:
- the LOC106610513 gene encoding up-regulator of cell proliferation-like yields MLEDGRQSQLVSTTLTTRSYLMELLSKTGLEDHYENKLTLSTVLEINANTTSDEPLTTMQSLPGAFLKKLMMANLNARSVKCMSSDAGVSFWGTDRFENLKSDSANRNVINPLDLITALFLCSDGFLQQEMVQKMSMCQFAVPLLLPNCDTKESTLMLWALRDIVKKFRLSSQTSTKAFVEERIVLSDIPMVSFVRLGEIRVSKSQILNKLLSNPQQYHDTFVHHDMECGDITHRISDGLVEISWYLPCGNRNIDIFTKPMVVANLRGDIRSFEKQFSFLCQTSAAVYIFTDDLKAYLNLLKSKNTKAELFLVVNSQRKSFSVDTLKQMITNGSINDQNVIVKNKKNDAEFVKTLQSSVGDVIEKSPDRLTVENMTDVARHIGILVDEDRDECQSARKRADEITRNITDTVKFKDKLPLQGQIWKELSQLEKERCRLRKAGDQDIEHYMSSLNKTKEELKGKQHTFDMSDAMTSFILGMSRSGPERSYFLKWRPINLDNLSPKNLSGLRDRYKDLCQYSPERKDDIKDLDKQLSDCSLGLEHFLRELGQLYEAACSLPEDSPQRKQMEHLPGLCAQMLLDGFPVELVDGDASNIPLKWISAVLTQLHTLVDSNSKILVVSVLGVQSTGKSTLFNTMFGVQFAVSSGRCTRGAFMLLIKVNKELKAELKCDFIMVIDTEGLKSPELAQLDHSYEHDNELATLVI; encoded by the exons ATGCTGGAAGATGGAAGGCAAAGTCAACTGGTGTCAACAACCCTCACCACAA GATCCTATCTTATGGAGCTGTTGTCAAAGACTGGACTAGAAGATCATTATGAAAACAAGCTGACGTTAAGTACTGTCCTTGAGATAAATGCTAATACTACATCAGATGAACCTCTTACCACTATGCAGTCACTTCCAGGGGCCTTCCTTAAGAAATTAATGATGGCAAATCTGAATGCAAGGAGTGTAAAATGTATGTCCTCTGATGCAGGTGTTTCATTTTGGGGAACAGACCGTTTTGAGAATCTAAAAAGTGACTCTGCCAACAGAAATGTAATTAATCCACTGGACCTGATAACAGCCCTGTTTCTGTGCTCAGATGGTTTCCTGCAGCAGGAAATGGTCCAGAAAATGTCCATGTGTCAGTTTGCTGTTCCTCTCTTGCTGCCCAACTGTGACACAAAAGAAAGCACTTTGATGCTGTGGGCCTTAAGGGACATAGTGAAGAAGTTTAGACTCTCTTCCCAAACATCCACAAAGGCTTTTGTGGAGGAGAGAATTGTACTCTCTGATATTCCCATGGTGTCCTTTGTTAGGTTAGGGGAGATTAGAGTGTCCAAGTCTCAGATCTTGAACAAACTGCTTAGTAACCCTCAGCAGTACCATGACACATTTGTTCATCATGATATGGAATGTGGTGACATCACTCATAGAATCTCAGATGGTCTGGTTGAAATCAGCTGGTACCTTCCATGTGGGAACAGAAACATCGACATCTTCACTAAGCCTATGGTGGTGGCCAATCTCAGAGGAGACATCAGGTCCTTTGAAAAACAGTTCTCCTTTCTGTGTCAAACATCAGCTGCAGTTTACATTTTCACTGATGATTTAAAGGCATATCTCAATTTGTTGAAAAGCAAAAACACAAAAGCAGAGTTATTTCTGGTCGTCAACTCTCAAAGAAAATCGTTCAGTGTAgacacattgaaacaaatgatcACAAATGGCAGTATCAATGACCAAAATGTGATTGTGAAGAATAAGAAAAACGATGCAGAATTTGTCAAAACCCTGCAATCATCTGTTGGTGACGTCATTGAAAAAAGTCCAGACCGGTTGACAGTGGAAAACATGACTGACGTGGCTCGTCACATTGGGATTTTGGTTGATGAAGACCGTGATGAATGTCAGAGTGCCAGGAAGAGAGCAGATGAAATCACCAGGAACATCACAGACACAGTCAAATTCAAAGACAAACTACCCTTACAAGGGCAAATCTGGAAAGAGCTTTCCCAGTTGGAGAAAGAGAGGTGTAGGCTTAGAAAAGCAGGGGATCAAGACATTGAACACTACATGAGCTCTCTGAATAAAACGAAGGAAGAGTTGAAAGGGAAGCAACATACATTTGACATGTCAGATGCCATGACAAGCTTCATTTTAGGAATGTCAAGATCAGGACCTGAGCGTTCCTATTTCCTCAAATGGAGGCCGATAAATCTGGACAATCTGTCACCGAAGAACCTGTCTGGTTTGAGGGACCGGTACAAAGATCTTTGCCAATATTCTCCGGAGAGAAAAGACGACATTAAAGATTTGGATAAGCAATTATCTGACTGTTCCTTAGGTCTTGAACACTTCCTGCGTGAGTTGGGCCAGTTATATGAAGCTGCCTGCTCCCTCCCTGAAGACAGCCCTCAAAGGAAACAGATGGAGCATCTCCCTGGATTGTGTGCTCAGATGCTGTTGGATGGTTTCCCCGTTGAGCTTGTGGATGGAGATGCATCAAATATCCCTCTGAAATGGATATCAGCTGTTCTGACTCAGCTTCATACTCTTGTGGACTCTAACAGCAAGATCCTTGTTGTCTCAGTTTTAGGGGTCCAAAGCACAGGGAAGTCCACTCTCTTCAACACCATGTTTGGAGTCCAGTTTGCTGTCAGCAGTGGAAGATGCACCAGAGGGGCCTTCATGCTACTGATTAAAGTCAACAAAGAACTCAAGGCGGAGCTGAAATGTGACTTTATCATGGTGATTGACACAGAGGGGTTGAAATCACCGGAGTTGGCTCAACTAGATCATAGCTATGAACATGACAATGAACTGGCAACACTGGTGATTTGA